The following coding sequences are from one Burkholderia stabilis window:
- a CDS encoding helix-turn-helix transcriptional regulator gives MSPAHISLSNAGDLVASLGSPQFPARLWAWLRETVDPQSHYCVAMRYRRDTPSQSVDNVDVLFFAGGDDPDGTRHALDLYTQGDWRTDTLLPHIERATDSQLVFSCNEDIDTATEYGRQFALGELGEDCTLLGSERDYVYAFSLFRRRGQPSYTLAELALLRQLGDFVLPLLIQHARLARLTPRSDDDALLQRFEQRLSASGAALSQRERLVCRAVLQGRPVPQIADTLALKPSSVRTYLGRALAKLGVANRAGLFAWCVTEEETPEARSR, from the coding sequence ATGAGCCCCGCCCACATTTCCCTGAGCAACGCCGGCGACCTGGTCGCCAGCCTCGGCAGTCCGCAGTTTCCCGCCCGGCTTTGGGCGTGGCTGCGCGAAACCGTCGACCCGCAATCCCATTACTGCGTCGCGATGCGTTACCGGCGCGATACGCCGTCGCAATCGGTCGACAACGTCGACGTGCTGTTCTTCGCCGGCGGCGACGATCCCGACGGCACCCGCCATGCGCTCGATCTGTATACACAGGGCGACTGGCGCACCGATACGCTGCTTCCGCATATCGAGCGCGCGACCGACTCGCAGCTCGTGTTCTCGTGCAACGAAGACATCGACACGGCGACCGAATACGGCCGCCAATTTGCGCTCGGCGAGCTCGGCGAAGACTGCACGCTGCTCGGCAGCGAGCGCGACTACGTCTATGCGTTCTCGCTGTTCCGCCGGCGCGGCCAGCCGTCCTACACGCTGGCCGAACTGGCCTTGCTGCGGCAGCTCGGCGATTTCGTGCTGCCGCTGCTGATCCAGCATGCGCGGCTCGCCCGCCTGACGCCGCGCTCGGACGACGACGCGTTGCTGCAGCGCTTCGAACAGCGGCTGTCGGCCAGCGGCGCGGCGCTGTCGCAGCGCGAGCGGCTCGTCTGCCGCGCCGTGCTGCAAGGCCGGCCCGTCCCGCAGATCGCCGATACGCTCGCGCTCAAGCCCAGCAGCGTGCGCACCTATCTCGGGCGCGCGCTCGCGAAGCTCGGCGTTGCGAACCGGGCCGGGCTCTTCGCGTGGTGCGTGACCGAAGAGGAAACGCCGGAAGCCCGCAGCCGGTAG